CAAAGTACTGCCCTCAATAAACGTCCCCCCAGCCATGACTACTTGGCTCTCATACCCCGGTATATCATCGGGAATAGGTTCCAGATAAGAACCCACAGGTGAATGCTGCTGAATCGCCTTACAGAAAGCAATTAACTTAGCCGCAGAACCCAATTTAATCGCCTGAATCACATCCCCACGAGGCGCAAGGGGTGCGGGATTTACGGGATAACCCAATTTATCAAACACATAACCAGTTAAGTGAGTCCCCTTCATCGCCTCCCCTACCATTTGGGGAGCTAAAAATAAGCCTTGGAACAGCAGCCGATTTTGGTCAAAGGTCGCGCCACCATAACTTCCAATCCCAGGCGCAGTTAAACGACAAGCGGCGGCTTCTACTAAGTCAGCCCGACCAGCTATATAACCGCCAGCGGTGACAATTGTCCCCCCAGGATTTTTAATCAATGACCCCGCCATTAAATCAGCACCCACATCTGTAGGTTCTCTGGTTTCAATGAATTCGCCATAACAGTTATCGACAAAGCAGACGGTGTTGGGGTTTTGCTGTTTAACTAAATGAACTATTTTTTCGATATCCGCTATTGATAAACTCGGTCGCCAAGAATAACCACAAGAGCGCTGAATTAATACTAAACGGGTATGATCAGCCACGCTATGACTTAAAGTTTGCCAATCTATAGTTCCTTGGGGGGTTAGCTCCAATTGCCGGTAATTTATGCCAAACTCAATAAGGGAACCTTGGCCTTTACCCCGTAAACCAATGACTTCTTCGAGCGTATCGTAGGGAGAACCGACCACTGCTAACATTTCATCTCCAGGACGGAGAACACCAAATAAGCCGCAAGCGATCGCATGAGTTCCAGAAACGAACTGCACCCGCACAGCCGCAGCTTCCGCGCCCATGACTTGGGCATAAACTTTATCTAAAGTTTCTCGTCCTAGATCATCATGACCATAACCACTAACACCAGCAAAATGGTGTGCGCCTACACGGTGATTACGAAAGGCATCCAGGACACGTTTGAGATTATGCTTGACCTGAGCGTCAATTCCAGAAAAAATCTCTAATAGAGCCTGTTCTGCTTGCCGCAGCTGTTCTACGCTGTTCATTAGTTCCTCTTTTACAAAAAATTATAGGTATGCGGATTTTCAAACCCCGCAGATTAGGCTAGACAATTTCAAATCGGGTTATTGCATGACAATTGCTACTTCAACTAAACTTCAAATTAACTGGGTAAATACCCTGTTTTTCCTGGCCTTACACATCGGCGCTTTGTTTGCTTTTCTTCCCAGTAATTTTAGCTGGAATGCCGTTGGTGTCGCTTTATTGCTTTACTGGGTCACAGGTGGGCTGGGTATTACTCTGGGATTTCACCGTCTGGTGACTCACCGCAGTTTTCAAACTCCCAAATGGCTGGAATATTTCTTAGTCTTTTGCGGGACTTTGGCCTGTCAAGGCGGACCAATTGAGTGGATCGGGACACATCGCATTCATCACGTACATTCTGATACTGACCCAGATCCCCACGATTCCAATAAAGGCTTCTGGTGGAGTCATATGGGTTGGTTAATTTATCACTCTCCCTCTCACGCTGATGTTCCTCGTTTTACCAAGGATCTTGCCGAAGACCCAGTTTATCAGTTTTTACAAAAATATTTCATTTTGATTCAGGTAGCACTGGGTTTATTACTCATGTATCTGGGTGGCTGGTCTTTCGTGGTTTGGGGAGTATTCGCCCGCATTGTTTGGGTTTACCATTGCACCTGGCTGGTGAACAGCGCTACTCATACATTTGGTTATCGCAGCTATGATTCTGGCGATCGCTCTACAAACTGCTGGTGGGTCGCCGTGCTAGTATTCGGTGAAGGCTGGCATAATAACCACCATGCCTATCAATACTCAGCTCGTCACGGACTGGAATGGTGGGAAATCGATTTAACTTGGATGACAATTCAATTGCTGCAAGTATTTGGTCTGGCTACTAATGTCAAGTTGGCAGAGAAAAAGCAGTAAATTCCCGGTTATTGGTTAATAGTGGATAAATTACAGAATTTATTCACTATTGGCTAAAAAGTAATTTCTACGAGCAACTAATAACCATTCACTACCTCAGAAAATTATCTTCCACAGCTATTTAATAGTGCGCTTGTGTAGCTGAGGTTGTTATAATCTGAGACGCTAATGTTAAGAAACTTTGCGACCAGCCACTTTTTTGGTGCGTTGGCGCTAGATCTTGTTGTTTTCCAGGTGTTCATGACTACATCAATAATCAACAGCCAGAAACTAGGTGAAGACCTTGGCGACCCCAACCTGAAGCTCAAAGATATTATCAAAAGTTTGCCACGGGAATGTTTTCAGCAAAACCGTCGCAAAGCTTGGACACAAGCACTGCTAAGTGTCTTGATGGTTGGCTTGGGCTACTATTTTCTGGCAATCAGTCCGTGGTTTCTTCTGCCCCTAGCTTGGATTTTTACAGGCACTGCTTTAACAGGTTTTTTTGTAATTGGTCATGATTGTGGTCACAGGTCTTTTGCCAAACGTCGTTGGGTAAACGATTTAGTGGGACACATATTCATGGCACCCTTAATTTATCCCTTCCACAGTTGGAGGATTAAGCATAATTATCACCATGCTCATACCAACAAGTTGGATGAAGATAATGCTTGGCATCCCATTAGAACAAACGTATTTGCCAATTGGACACCCTTCAGACAGTCAGCCTTTGAAGGCTTCATGCGTAAGCGTCTGTGGTGGGTAGGTTCCATTGGACATTGGGCCTTAGTGCATTTTGATGCGCGGAACTTCAAAACTAAAGACCAATCCAGTGTTAAGCTTTCTGTGGCTGTAGTCGTGATATTTGGTGCGATCGCATTTCCTAGCCTGATTGCTACAACAGGTATTTGGGGATTTGTCAAGTTTTGGCTTCTGCCCTGGATAGGTTACCATTTTTGGATGAGTACCTTCACCATCGTTCACCACACTGCGTCAGATGTTCCTTTTAACACAGAAAACAAGTGGAACGAGGCTTTAGCACAGCTATCTGGGACGATTCATTGTGATTATCCCCGTTGGATAGAAATTTTCTGCCACGATATCAATGTCCACGTACCCCATCATATTTCTACTGCCATTCCTTCTTATAATTTGCGGCTAGCTTACAGCAGCATCAAAGAAAATTGGCAGCCTTATCTACATGATGAATGTCAGTTTTCTTGGTCTTTAATGAAGCAAATCACAGACCAATGCCAACTGTACAAAACTGATATTGGCTATGAGACTTTCGACGAATATTACGCAGGAAAATAAATAGCAACCTACTTGTATTATTGTTGTTGCAATAGTATTTAGTATCCTGTAAATTGAATAGATTCTGGTAATTCTTGATCTACTTAAATTCTTAGGTGAATTACCAGAGATTATCTGCTTGAGTATGAGCCAAAGCTGATACTAGAGATATGTCAATAAAACCCGATTTATATTTCACCAAAGAATCAAGTGCAATCAAATACCATCGCTTTCAATAATCCTGATGACTGTGAACCGTCTGAGGATATAACCAAACTCCCCTTTACTCTTCAGGATTTGAAAGCAGCAATACCTGCTGAATGCTTTCAGCCAAGTGTGACAAAATCCCTATTTTATTTCTTTCGTGACATCTTGATTATTGGACTGCTTTATGCAGTGGCTAATTACCTAGATTCTTGGTATTTTTGGCCGGTTTTCTGGGTCATGCAAGGAACAATGTTTTGGGCTTTGTTTGTAGTTGGACATGACTGTGGACACCAATCTTTTTCCAAGCACAAATGGCTGAATGATTTGATTGGACATTTATCTCACACACCGATATTGGTTCCTTATCACGGTTGGAGAATTAGCCACAGAACTCACCACAAAAATACTGGCAACATTGATAATGATGAAAGCTGGTATCCTGTGTCAGAGTCGCAGTATAACGAAATGGAATTAGTCCAAAAGTTAGGAAGATATTATGTCTTTCTTTTGGCTTATCCGGTGTATTTATTCAAGCGTTCTCCAGGAAAGGAAGGCTCTCACTTCTCACCTAGTAGCCCGCTTTTTAAGTCTTCAGAAAAATGGGATATTATCACTAGCACTACACTTTGGATTGGCATGGTAGGTTTGCTAGGTTTCTTCACCTTTCAATGGGGTTGGATGTGGTTACTAAAATACTACGCTATGCCCTACATTGTGTTTATAGTTTGGCTGGATTTGGTGACATTTTTGCATCATACAGAGCCGGATATTCCTTGGTATCGTGGAGAAGATTGGACTTTCCTCAAAGGTGCAATTTCTAGTATTGATCGGGACTACGGTTTTATCAATCATATCCATCATGATATCGGTACTCATGTTGCTCACCATATCTTCCTGAATATGCCTCACTACAATCTGCTGAAGGCGACTGAGGCGATTAAACCAATTATGGGTGAATATTTCCACGAGTCTAAAGAACCTATTTGGAAATCGGTATGGCGTTCAGCTATTAGCTGTCATTTTGTCCCGGATACAGGTAGCAAAGTCTACTACACATCTCATCATAAAAGCTAGGCGAAGATGATTCGTCGCTATACACAGTCAGTCCGCCGGCGCGGACTTTTTTTATCGAGCTACGCCTCGCTTACGCTAACACGCACCAGGAGCAAAGAAGAGATGTGAGGAGAATTAAAAACAGTTTTTTAATTGAATAGTCAGGTGTTGATTAATCTCTAGTATTCTGTAAAGATTGATTCTGGTAGTTTTTTATCTACTGAGATTTTTAGGTGAATTACCTATGATGATCTTCTGGCTTATACGTCAGACATGATACTAGACATATGTCAAAACAGTCCAATTTATATCCCACAAATGAATCCAGTGCAATCAAATAAATGACACAAACACAAGCAAAAGTAACTTTTACTAAAAACTACGGTTTTAGAAAAGAATTAAATAAGCGTGTTGATGCTTATTTTCAGTCACAGGATATCTCTACTAGAGATAATGCGGCGATGTACATGAAGACAACAGTTATTTTGTCATGGGTCGTCGCTACTTGGACTTTTACGCTCTTCGGTCCGCCTGAAATCTGGCTCAAAGTAATTGGCTGTATTGCTTTAGGATTCGGTATTGCTGGTATTGGTTTTAGTGTGGGACATGATGCAAATCATGGTGGTTATTCTCGCCACAAAATGGTCAATAATATCTTTGGGTACACCTTCGATATAATTGGTTTGTCTAGTTTCTTATGGAAATTTAGACATAATTTTCTCCACCATAAATACACTAATATATTAGGGCATGATGTAGAAATACATGGTGATGGTTTAGTGCGGATGACTCCCTATATGGAGCATAAATGGTATCATTCATTTCAACACGTATTCATTTGGTTCATATATCCCATCATTCCCTTATATTGGTCTTTTGCTGATGTTTATTTAGTTATGTTTAAACGTAAATATCATACCTATGATATTCCTACTCTTAAACCACTAGACCTGTTAGTTTTCTTCAGTGGTAAATTGATTTGGCTGGGACTTTTCTTGGGAATACCAATTGCTGTAGGATATACACCCATTCAGGCAGTTGTGGGATTTGTGATTACTTACATGACCTATGGCTTAATGATTTGTGTAATTTTTATGCTGGCTCATGTTTTGGAAGCAGCCGAGTTTATTGAACCCAATTCAGATTTGCAGCAAATTAATGATGAATGGGCAATATTTCAAATTAAAACAACTGTAGATTTTGCTCCCAAGAATCAGTTTTTAAACTGGTATCTTGGTGGACTGAATTATCAAGTTGTTCATCATTTATTCCCAAACATTTGTCATATCCATTATCCCCAAATAGCTCAAATATTAGCTGATGTCTGCGAAGATTTTGACGTGAAATACAACGTTTGTGCAACTTTTACTGAAGCATTAGCTTCTAATTATCGCTGGTTAAAGCTTATGGGAAGCGCACCAAATTCAGACTAATACCAATTCTATCTGACTTGCAAACACCGAGAAGCTGAGATCCCCGACGAACTGAATAAGCCGGGGATTTTTTTGTGAGTGTATATCGTCCCAATATAGCAATCGCCAAGGAGGTTAAGACATAAACGGATAAGTAGGTCGGCGTAAATAAAGTTAACTGGCTAGGGTCGTCATTGGTTATTGGTCATTGGTCATTAGTCACATTGGGAAGTAACAATTTTTCCCCCTGCTCCCCTGCTTCTTCCCCCACTCCCTACTTCCCAGCTATAGTATACATGGGGTCAAAATGAAATTCGTTCAACTAAGTGTTTAACAGCTGGATGAACTGTATAGCGATTTTTAGGACTTCTGTATTCAAGAATCAGCCGTCTTATTCGTAACCTCAAATTTTCGTTATTTCTGGGAATAGGTTTTTCTATATCGAGACTGAGCTGAAGAATTTTTAGTTCGTCATTGGAAAGGCCAAGCAGTTGACTTCTACCAAATGAATCTACTGCACTTAACACGTGCTTTTTTTGTACCTTATCTTCACCTGATAAATATGTTTCTTCAATGGCTGATTGAGTCAAGGTAATAAAGTCGCGTAAAACTCCCCCAGAAAAGTAAATAAGAGTTTGAATTGCTGGATATTCTATAAAATCTGTGGATGAGCGCGTTTGAATAATTTTTTTAAAAAAACTATAGGCTTGTGTATCATGTTCGAGATCAAAAAAAGGTTGATAATAGTAATCTATTTCCTGGTGAACTGTGTCGCTATAATCACCATAAAGAGAAATTAATGAACCGACCAACACTAGTCCAATCTGCATAGATGAAATAGCTTTTCCATCTACGGCCATAATCTGCATAAATGTTTTAACATCATCCAAACGATCTAGTCCATCAAACAGAAGAACAATCTGACCATACTGATTTGCAGCTTCTTTAACTAGGTTGCTAGCAGCTTTTACCAAATCAGACTTTACTCCATATGGATCTGATATATCGGAAAGAACACCTTCCTGGTTAATTTGGCTCGGTTTTCGGTGAGGAATTCCGGACATATCAAACATATTCTGCTGATAATAACTGCCTTCGTAACCAAATGCCAATTTACGAATTAGGGTAATAGATTGCTGTAAACTTTGATCTTCACTTTCTTTCAACATTTCAGATAGCTCTAATGCGGCGATTACAGTGAGAACGCCACTAGATATTTGAGAAATATCTGCATATAAACTGACATCAACGTAAACTGCATGAATGTCTTGTATCTGATTAATTTTTTGACAAGCAAGCAACAATTGAGTTGTTTTACCAGAACCAATACCTCCTATCAAGATATGCGAAGATAAGGGACGCAGAGCTATTCGCCCTGATATCTGCTCTCCAGGTAATTTTCCTGGTGGGTCTACATAATAATTGCTGTCAATTGCTCGCGATGGATCTGCTGTTACCTCAAAAGCCGCGATCCTTTCCCTAAAAAGTTTTAGTCGATTTGACATATGATATCAAGTCAGGTTAATGAACTTTTGCCTACTATGAAAAGTCAAACAATTTTAGATTTTAGATTTTAGATTTTAGATTTTGGTTCGACCCACAGATAAATCTAGGGGCTTGTACCATTTAGGAACTATCGTTCAACTAAGTATATTTAAGCCCTATTTTCTAGATAAAACCGTTTGAGTTCTCTCTCGTAACTTCTAAAACCGCCCATTCCCCTGTACAATGTGCTTCACAGTCGTTAAAGTTTCCAAACTAATAAATCCCCGGCGGTGTCCTTTTTGGTTAGACATACCAAGAAATACTGAGTCGCCCCTGGAAGGATTACGAGAAAAGCGGGGGGAAGTGTTGATGTAGGTAGATGCGCTGTTAACTCCTAAAGCAAACTGGCGACTTTCTTGATAAGATTCGGTGACGATGCAGTCAGCATGACCGCTACTGTATTGATTAATCCAGGCGATCGCATCTTCTAAACTATCCACTAGTTTAAAAGCGACGGTTTTGGTTAAATAAGAGTTTCCCCATTCTCCTGACTTGACTAGTTGCAAGTGCGGAAAAGCTTCTACTAGTTCTTCATCTGCTTTGATTTCAAAGCCTTTTTCTTTTAAACTGTTCCACAAAGCTGCCAAAGATGATGGTAAAGCTTGGCGATGAATTAATACTTTTTCAATGGCGTTTACTTGGTCTGGTTCGCTCTCATGGCTATCCATAATCATCCAGCGAATCATCTCTAAACTGCTATTGAGTGACCAGTAGAGGTAGCAGTTACCCATTGCTGATTTTAACACCGGACAAGTTGATTGTCGCATTACCTGCTGGACTAAGGTAGAACGTCCGTAGGGCAATACTAAATTCACGTACTTGTCTTGGGTAACTAAATCCCGAATAGAAGCACCGTGTTCTGCTTTAATCAGTTCGACACACCCAGGCGGTAAACCAACTTCCTCAATGGCGTTTTGTAGGACATTGGCGATCGCTTCGTTGGAATGACTCGCTTCTGTACTACCTTTAAGTATAATACTATTGCCGGTCTTGATACATAAACCAGCTGCGATCGCGCCTAAATCCGGAAAAGCCTCATAAACAAATGCAATCACACCCAAAGGCATTAACTGAGTGTAACTCTGGGAATCTTCTAATTGATAGTCGGCGTTCCTGACTCGCCGTAACGGGTCGGAGATTTCCCCCAACCTCTGAAGAACTTCCACTGCTGCTTCTAGCCTCGTGGGAGTCAACTTCAACCAATCTAAAATTAACTCTGGCACAGCCATTTCTTTGCTAGCTTCTAGATCCAAAGTGTTGGCTTCCAAAATGTCATCAAAGGAATTTAAGAGCGCCTGTGCCATTGCTAACACAGCGCGACTGCGGTCTACTCCCTTAGTAAATCCCAACTTGAGGGAGGCTTGATAAGCGCGTTTAGCGCTAGTAATTGGTTCGGGAGAATCATCCAAAAGTTCAACGGTCATTGAATTAACGTCTGTAGGTAAGCCAGACCATCAGTGCAGGCAGAATAGCCAACAGCACCGCTACTATCGCCCAAGCAATAATGCTAGAACCATTTGCCAATCGCAGTGCTAATGGTAACCATATAATCACTAGCACGAATATAATGCCTAGCGCTATAGGTAGATAGCTTTCTCCCCACCGAGTCGGCACAATCCGCCAACTTTTTCCCGTCCAGTGCCAAGCTCGCTTGTAGGGATAGGTGGTTGAAAGCTGTTCTAGGACATGACCATGATCTTCTACTACAAAGATTTGTTGACAGCGATCGCAACCAAATGCTTCTGTGAGTGTAATCGGAATTAATTGTCCTTTGCGACGGCAGGGACAGGGATATTCCGTGTTAAAATCAATTTTTTCGGGTTTTTGAGATGGCACAAGCGTTCTAATAACTTGAGCGTGTTTTTTATCTTTTGTGAGAATACCGTTCCTCAATACTTTTGGGTTTGGTATCCCACGATGAATAGCCAGGAGATGCTAAATCGCCCTTTGTTTGATCATAATGCCGTTTAACTAGCCAGACTTGATCCAGTGTAGTACACCCACATAACACAAATTGGCTACACCTAAAAAATTGTAGTCAAGCTATATAATCTTAAAGATTAACTTAGACTTTACATTTTTTTAAAGCGGGTAACGCGATTCGAACGCGCGACATTCACCTTGGCAAGGTGACGCTCTACCACTGAGCTATACCCGCATTTCCCATGTAAACTCTATAGTCTCAGATATATTTTGATTTGTCAACCCCTAAATTTAAAGTGCTGAGTTGTTTAACTCAGCACACAGAAAAAGCCTCAGCCTAGCTCTTCTGACTCGGCAGCTAAATTGCCTAAATTTTTAGCCGCAAAAGATGCTGGCAAAGACTGGCCATTCCGGGGATATGACTCTGTAAGATTAGAGCGCAATTGCCGCATTAAGCTAGCCATTTCTAGGGCATTCATGGCGTAATCCCAGCCATGATTACCTTTAATTCCGGCTCGTTCTAAGGCTTGCTGCATAGTATCCACTGTCAAAATGCCAAAAATTACCGGCACACCAGTTTGAAAGCTAGCTGCGGCAATGCCCTTAGAAACTTCCGCAGATACATAATCAAAATGAGGCGTTTGTCCCCGAATCACAGCACCCAGACAAATTACCGCATCATAACGATGGGAAAGTGCGAGTTGGCGGGCGACCAGAGGCACTTCAAAACTTCCAGGAACCCAAACATAGTCCACCTGACTACCGTGGGGGTCTGGGTCTATACCGTGGCGTTTCAAGCAATCTTGACAACCCTCTAGCAGCTTCCCGGTAACGAGGTCGTTAAATCGACCAACAACCACTGCTAAATGCAACGGTTCCGTTTGAGCAAAAGTTCCCTCAAAAACTGCCATGACTGCCTCTTAAATTAACTATACTCTGGCCAATATACATTTCTTCTTTAAATGCGGAAGAGCAGAAGAGTACAATTAGGTAAATAGAACAAGAAAATTGAAAAATCTTGTTCTTGGCTCTTCTGCTCCTGTAGTCGCTATGGTATTTTCGGGAAATAGATATCAGCGATCGCTTAAACTACAAAAAAGTTTAATACACCGACTAAAAGCACCAAAGCAATCCAGACTCCGGAACCAAGCCAGAGCAGTTTTTTCGATTCCACCCAATTTTGTGGGGTAGCGTAGGCCACAGGAACGCCAACTACCAAAACAAAAGATGTGAGAACTAAAGATATCAAAGCGAATTGAAATATTATGGTCATTTTTCCTTCTCTCAAACTAGCGCAAATACTAAATCTAGAATATCTTAAAGGGCGACACCAATAGTTTTGCCTTATTTGTTAAGCTAGCAGAAATTGCGTCACTATATTCATAGTTACCTAGACGAAGGACTAATGACTATGGACTTAATTCTTTGTCACACAACCGCAGATTTTGACGCATTAGGAGCCGCAGTTGGGCTGACGTGCCTAATTCCGGGCAGTAAGATTGTCCTCAGCGGTGGCGCACATCCGCCTGTCAGAGATTTTTTAGCACTACACCGGGACGAGTATCCCCTGATGGAAAGACGTGCAGTCAATCCTGATAAAATTCGTTCTTTAAGAGTTGTGGATACACAACAGCGCGATCGCCTGGGTCAAGCTGCCGAATGGTTAGATTTACCCAATTTAAAAGAAATCATAGTTTATGACCACCATATCAGTCAAGAGCTAAATATTCCCGCCACTGCATCCCATATTGAACCAGTGGGAGCCTGTACAACCTTAATGGTGGAACAATTGCAACAACAGCAAATTCCCCTGACTTTATCCCAAGCCACAGTCATGGCTTTGGGTATTCACGTTGATACAGGCTCCTTAACCTTTGACAGTGCCACACCCAGAGATGCTTTAGCTTTAGCTTGGTTAATGGAACAAGGAGTGAGTGCATCGGTAATTTCCACTTATCTTGATCCTGGTTTATCGCCGCAATTACAGCAGCTATTAACTGAAGCCCT
This portion of the Nodularia sp. LEGE 06071 genome encodes:
- a CDS encoding aminotransferase class I/II-fold pyridoxal phosphate-dependent enzyme encodes the protein MNSVEQLRQAEQALLEIFSGIDAQVKHNLKRVLDAFRNHRVGAHHFAGVSGYGHDDLGRETLDKVYAQVMGAEAAAVRVQFVSGTHAIACGLFGVLRPGDEMLAVVGSPYDTLEEVIGLRGKGQGSLIEFGINYRQLELTPQGTIDWQTLSHSVADHTRLVLIQRSCGYSWRPSLSIADIEKIVHLVKQQNPNTVCFVDNCYGEFIETREPTDVGADLMAGSLIKNPGGTIVTAGGYIAGRADLVEAAACRLTAPGIGSYGGATFDQNRLLFQGLFLAPQMVGEAMKGTHLTGYVFDKLGYPVNPAPLAPRGDVIQAIKLGSAAKLIAFCKAIQQHSPVGSYLEPIPDDIPGYESQVVMAGGTFIEGSTLEFSADGPLREPYVVYCQGGTHWTHVAIALEAAMEAVGMV
- a CDS encoding acyl-CoA desaturase codes for the protein MTIATSTKLQINWVNTLFFLALHIGALFAFLPSNFSWNAVGVALLLYWVTGGLGITLGFHRLVTHRSFQTPKWLEYFLVFCGTLACQGGPIEWIGTHRIHHVHSDTDPDPHDSNKGFWWSHMGWLIYHSPSHADVPRFTKDLAEDPVYQFLQKYFILIQVALGLLLMYLGGWSFVVWGVFARIVWVYHCTWLVNSATHTFGYRSYDSGDRSTNCWWVAVLVFGEGWHNNHHAYQYSARHGLEWWEIDLTWMTIQLLQVFGLATNVKLAEKKQ
- a CDS encoding fatty acid desaturase, whose protein sequence is MTTSIINSQKLGEDLGDPNLKLKDIIKSLPRECFQQNRRKAWTQALLSVLMVGLGYYFLAISPWFLLPLAWIFTGTALTGFFVIGHDCGHRSFAKRRWVNDLVGHIFMAPLIYPFHSWRIKHNYHHAHTNKLDEDNAWHPIRTNVFANWTPFRQSAFEGFMRKRLWWVGSIGHWALVHFDARNFKTKDQSSVKLSVAVVVIFGAIAFPSLIATTGIWGFVKFWLLPWIGYHFWMSTFTIVHHTASDVPFNTENKWNEALAQLSGTIHCDYPRWIEIFCHDINVHVPHHISTAIPSYNLRLAYSSIKENWQPYLHDECQFSWSLMKQITDQCQLYKTDIGYETFDEYYAGK
- a CDS encoding fatty acid desaturase — encoded protein: MQSNTIAFNNPDDCEPSEDITKLPFTLQDLKAAIPAECFQPSVTKSLFYFFRDILIIGLLYAVANYLDSWYFWPVFWVMQGTMFWALFVVGHDCGHQSFSKHKWLNDLIGHLSHTPILVPYHGWRISHRTHHKNTGNIDNDESWYPVSESQYNEMELVQKLGRYYVFLLAYPVYLFKRSPGKEGSHFSPSSPLFKSSEKWDIITSTTLWIGMVGLLGFFTFQWGWMWLLKYYAMPYIVFIVWLDLVTFLHHTEPDIPWYRGEDWTFLKGAISSIDRDYGFINHIHHDIGTHVAHHIFLNMPHYNLLKATEAIKPIMGEYFHESKEPIWKSVWRSAISCHFVPDTGSKVYYTSHHKS
- a CDS encoding fatty acid desaturase family protein; this encodes MTQTQAKVTFTKNYGFRKELNKRVDAYFQSQDISTRDNAAMYMKTTVILSWVVATWTFTLFGPPEIWLKVIGCIALGFGIAGIGFSVGHDANHGGYSRHKMVNNIFGYTFDIIGLSSFLWKFRHNFLHHKYTNILGHDVEIHGDGLVRMTPYMEHKWYHSFQHVFIWFIYPIIPLYWSFADVYLVMFKRKYHTYDIPTLKPLDLLVFFSGKLIWLGLFLGIPIAVGYTPIQAVVGFVITYMTYGLMICVIFMLAHVLEAAEFIEPNSDLQQINDEWAIFQIKTTVDFAPKNQFLNWYLGGLNYQVVHHLFPNICHIHYPQIAQILADVCEDFDVKYNVCATFTEALASNYRWLKLMGSAPNSD
- a CDS encoding glutamate-5-semialdehyde dehydrogenase; the encoded protein is MTVELLDDSPEPITSAKRAYQASLKLGFTKGVDRSRAVLAMAQALLNSFDDILEANTLDLEASKEMAVPELILDWLKLTPTRLEAAVEVLQRLGEISDPLRRVRNADYQLEDSQSYTQLMPLGVIAFVYEAFPDLGAIAAGLCIKTGNSIILKGSTEASHSNEAIANVLQNAIEEVGLPPGCVELIKAEHGASIRDLVTQDKYVNLVLPYGRSTLVQQVMRQSTCPVLKSAMGNCYLYWSLNSSLEMIRWMIMDSHESEPDQVNAIEKVLIHRQALPSSLAALWNSLKEKGFEIKADEELVEAFPHLQLVKSGEWGNSYLTKTVAFKLVDSLEDAIAWINQYSSGHADCIVTESYQESRQFALGVNSASTYINTSPRFSRNPSRGDSVFLGMSNQKGHRRGFISLETLTTVKHIVQGNGRF
- the ribH gene encoding 6,7-dimethyl-8-ribityllumazine synthase, which gives rise to MAVFEGTFAQTEPLHLAVVVGRFNDLVTGKLLEGCQDCLKRHGIDPDPHGSQVDYVWVPGSFEVPLVARQLALSHRYDAVICLGAVIRGQTPHFDYVSAEVSKGIAAASFQTGVPVIFGILTVDTMQQALERAGIKGNHGWDYAMNALEMASLMRQLRSNLTESYPRNGQSLPASFAAKNLGNLAAESEELG
- the psbZ gene encoding photosystem II reaction center protein PsbZ, which translates into the protein MTIIFQFALISLVLTSFVLVVGVPVAYATPQNWVESKKLLWLGSGVWIALVLLVGVLNFFVV